The Epinephelus fuscoguttatus linkage group LG7, E.fuscoguttatus.final_Chr_v1 DNA window CAAATACTAAATAACAATGATTTTGCATAAACAGGATCTAAAATTATTGCCATATAATTTAAGAAGTGGTGGCCTAGAGTGTAGTCAAAATATCCTACAATCTTAAGACTTACATTAAACAAAAATGCTACATACAAGATAGTGTTTGGTACTTTTTCCTCTGATGTGTTTTCATCTGTGATTAAATTAAAGACCTCTGGGGTTTCAGACATCTTTCCTCACCCCACTGCCCTACATCAGAGCAAAGTTGTGTACAGTGTCAGCCCATCAGGAAGGATATCTCCCCCTCAGTCATGAGAAGTTACTCATTGCTCAAAATGCAGAGGAGCTGGCAGCACTGTAGGGAAGTGCTCTACATCAGCAGCATGTAAATACTCATATCAGCTGGAAAGGGAGGCTCCAAATTCATGACTTAACATCAACAGCCTTGGAGCTGGCTGCCTCTGCCTGGTCCTGTAACCCGGCCAACTCCCAGTCAGAGCTGTGTGGCAACGACTGGAACACTGTCCACAAATAGTCTACATAAGAGGAGTTAACTTTTCCACTGGAGATGGTGGACGCCAAATCTCACCAACCACTTTCACAATGTTTCCAGCTCCTGTAAATATGACTTTTTAGGATGTAATGGTAGCTATAAACAATGACGCGTCACTTTCTGACGTGGCAAGTACAGAAGTGGTGTTGGCTGATGGCTCTGGTTCCAGACACAGAGTGGATGATATGAGTATGTTCTCTCCATAGTGGGTCAGAAGTGTATTGAGTGCTCTGAATAATTCATTATGTGTATGAAGTTTTTTAAGTTGTGTACCCACAGGCTGAGAAACAAATTCATTGCTATCAAATTAGGATTTTTGCTGAATAATGACTACTTGTTTCCACCCTCTCTCCTTCATCTCCCCCACCACCGCCTCACCCTCCAGGTCTGCGAGTGGAGCAGGAATTGGTGACATCTTATCCACAAGTGGTGGTGGTACGGGTTCCCACGCCCTGGGTGCAGTcagacagtgacatcactgtgctgCGCCACCTGGAGAAGATGGGCTGTCGGCTGATCAACCGTCCCCAGGCCATACTCAACTGCGTCAACAAGTTCTGGACCTTTCAGGAGCTGGCCGGCCATGGCGTGCCTCTTCCTGACACCTTCTCCTACGGTAAATCAATACTTGACGTTTATCATTTTCACAGTGTTGGTCTGTTGTGGTAGCACCGTGTTGTTGTAACTAAGATGTCTAAGGCGATGTGGTTCTCTGTGACTATAATCAGCAAGTCAGTTGATGAATGTGTGATGCTACTGGCTTTATTAATACTTCTAGTTGCCAGTACACACAGAGACCATGCTGCTTTGTACCTCATGTAGGGCTCTTGGTGTTCTGCTACAGAATACAGATTGTAATTCCTTGCGCATAGTACAAAAAATAAGTGGTTTTTGAAAgcatttcttttgtgtgtgtgtgtgtgtgtgtgtgtgtgtgtgtgtgtccattgtttttttttaaacgatgGACACACTAAAAATTGGCTATAGTTTCCGTTCCCCATGCCAGTAGACTAGAgctgtgtacatggctctgGAGCAGACGAGTATGTCTTTCTATACAGCCTGTCTGATGTCTTGGACAGGCTGGGTAACACGTTAGTAGAAAGGTGCATGGAGGCTAGTGAAAACCCTACAGTGGTTACttctgtttatttatctgttACTTATTCAGACTTTCAAACTCGATGCTGACTAATTTGGAACAATGTTTAAAGCTGCttgggtggagacagacagtatTCTGTGCCAGTGCATCATTGCATCTTGCTGGTAAAGGGGCTAAAATGAGCATGTTCACCCAGGTGTCATATTTCCACCGCAGCCAATAAATACCCCTGACTACTAGTCATTTGACCCGAGTGTGAATACTGATTAttacctttcccattacatacaaaagccagatgttagtgggtgtctTGGGTTCTTGGGAAAGGAGCTTTAAACACAAATGCACTAACAAATAAATGCCGACACCCTGGCTCAAAagaggctgttctcatgcactgtttgtacgcATACCTACAAAATGAAATGTACTAGAATTTATAGGTAACACATGCAATATTGAGCCCGTATTTCCATTCATGAATATTCCAAATGGAATCGGGAAGGGTGCGAacatgtgaccaatgcgctgacggGAGTAATGAAGGAAGTAGTATTAAGAGTGAAACTCAtcaaacataggactttcccccaggagaccggtGATTGTGTCCTGTATGAAaccaaagttatctgtgcatgctttcgccagtgtgtcttctttgttttggtttgtaatcacggCGTTGgggaggaaggcgcttcagcgcaggcgcatggtgtcatgccgtggtgttgctttgcaaatttacactgccaccaaTTGACCTGGcatgcatactacagcgtttccagtagattttgcggctccgtgtaAACGAGGATCatttcaataacgtcgtcatataaacgcagaagttttttaaaacgcaaaggacagacttttccattttcactgaaatcgttgtcgtataaacggccCCTAAGGGAACATAATCTACAGTCAAATGAATATTAGCATGAACACCAGCACTGCTGTGCCAGGTATCCAATCACATTAGTAGCATCACCGGCTTTAGTCCACATTTGTCCATGACACAGATTAATAAGCCATCAGTCAGACAATCACTATGCTACTGCaatcacacaaacaacacaggGTCAAATCCACGAGCTGTCCACTCCACTCAGTATGTCTATAATTTTCACAGTTTCtctgacactgctgcttttaACCTACTGTTGATAAAGGCAACACATGTAGGGATGCAGCCCCCCCAACCACAAGCCAGACCGCTGTTTCTATTTGTTGTAGTctgttgattttaaaaaatacaaaacaaaggcTGACAACCAAACGACacacatttctctgtgtttacCAAAAATCGACAGCGCTGTGGTGTTTGTTAGAGCAGACAGAGAAGgatacagacagagaaagaaaggaagaaagaggagggggTGTTTGGCCTACATTCCATTCGTCTCTCTGCACAGTAGGCCAAGCGGTGCATGCAGAGCGGCTGGAGAGCTTATGTAACACACCCCCCCGGACGCCCCACCCCGTGCCCCCTCatgatttttcaaaataaaagatgcCATTGCCTCCCTTCTGCTTTCCACCTCAGCAGCTTATGACGTGGTTGGACCCACATTTCCTGTCCActtgctctcctcctctgctccctctgctctttctcccTTGCTCTGAGAACACGTGATTCAGTGTATCTGGAAAAAGCCGTGTGACAGGGTAGTTCACATCTGTTCCCTTGACGTAATGCCAGATAAGACCAGACAACATTACAaagatggagatggagggagagcgagagaagTTATTAACACGtccatttttcaatatttttttgccatttttcatTCTATTCTTGAGCCAAAGCAGAGAGAGCTGAAGCACATCTGTTGCTACAAGCTGCCATTCTGAGCCAACGTCAGATATGGTCAGCTGCTTCACATTAATGCGTCCCTCAGCGACTGCTCTGTTCCAATCTCATGAAtcaagcagcaaaataagtatAAGCTCAGGACAACACTCCTACAGCCTTGCTGTTTTGAGTCCcttctgttgccatggtgacaggGCCACATTCCCTCCCCCCACCCTGTGCAGTAATGTGTGAATCATGCTGTCAAAACAAGGACAATTTTTTGATATCTTTTACACCTCTTTGTGGGTGCAtgtttccatgtgtgtgtgtgtttctgctttgtgtgtgtgtgcatgggtaTTTCTCAGGCGGGCATGACAACTTCCGTAAGATGATTGACGAGGCAGAGCCACTGGGCTACCCTGTGGTGGTGAAGAATGCACGCGGCCACAGAGGTAAGACCGTCAGTTGATTTCTTCCTGTCACCAGCTATATTCACTGCACCACACCTCGAAGATGTGTACGCTGCAGGCGCCTAATGGCAGCTCAGTCCACGCTTATATGAAAATCATTGACAGGGTGTTAAATGATTAGGACTGTggtgcagcaacaaacacaaaacaggaGCTTGTATGCTTGCAGCATGGTGGCTTGGTTAATCATTTTGTTCCTCGTAAACTGACCCTAGTTTCCTCATTTTGCGTGAATTCACAGGGGGCTTGTGTGGGAAGTTTGAGCTCCACCATTTATGTTGAAGTGAAGCCCCAGCAGTGTCTGGTGACCCATTAGCCTTTTCCTATTCATAGTTATTGACACTTGACTGGCTCTGCTATTGTGTGAAGGAATAACAATGGACTTTGGCTCGCCCAGACTGCCGTCACAACGCATTGTTAGGGAAAGCAGCCGTTGGTCAACCACTAACTTGACCTTTTTTAGGGAGTTCCACGTCTCAAGGGTTGCTTTCCCCCCTCTGTGGTTGACCATTGACATTGGCTGAAGTCCAGCTCGGCTTCCTTCTCATGGTCCAATATTAAGGCctgtaaacaaatacaaagggCTGTTTCAAAATCTGAAGAATCATTATTATAAATGTCAGATCCCCAAATTCAAATTCATGTGCTCTTCCTAATCAGTTGAAATAGTTTAAGTTACAACATTGTCTAAGTCTTTGTGTGCATAATCTCCAAATCAGTGTTCTGATATCATCAAAGTTGTCATGTGTCTCACTGAGTCACAGGACCACGAGTCCTTGCTTGTCTTGTTTTTGACTTGTCAAGTGTTACATCATGCTTGCCACTGTCCATCTTCACATCTTCATGAAGTTACCAAGGGATTGTCCTGACATCTTTGTTTGGattgtcacttagacacaatgtgcacacacacacataacaatCACAAGATTTACCCCGTTGCTGGATCAGGGGTCAGAGGGCTTGACAACCAGGAGACAGAGCCAAGTGGTGCTAATTAAAACAGGCGTTTTCTATCCTCTGTGAGAAGCAATTCTGTGGCTGCAGAGAGGAGTGTCCCCTCCATTATATGATAAACAGGAACTGGCATGAGACTTGGTCAGCAGAAGTAGCTACCTGTCAGCAAAACTTAGTTATCCAACCTCAGCTGATATTACATATGCAGGTATCTTGTTTTCATGTCAGTGTAAACTAATCTAATCCTGACAACCTGAAAACTAGCTCATCCTTCCTTACTTATTTTATCCCctttctccttccctctcccaGGCAAGGCTGTGTTCCTGGCACGGGACAAACACCACCTGACAGACCTGTGCCACTTGATCCGCCACGATACCCCCTACCTGTTTCAGGAGTATGTCAAGGAGTCGCACGGCCGGGATGTGCGGGTGGTCCTGGTGGGCGGCCGTGTCATCGGCTCGATGCTACGCTGCTCCACTGATGGTCGCATGCAAAGCAACTGCTCCCTGGGTAGGCAGATGCCCGAGAGTCCATGATGACACACTGAATTACTTAACTTTTGAACAGTGTCACACACATATTACATTGCTGAACTTGCTCCCCCTTCCCACAAGTATAGTTAACCAACAATGCCAGCACTGCAACACTGGAACAGTTCTTAAAGGGCTAGTTTGAGTTTTTTTGAAGTGATGTTGTATGAGGAGTACAGCCACAGATGCAAAGCTatttactgctgtggatggtggtggtggtttagccacttaaaaaaatcaatatcagtttaagtgtacactatatttagaatatttttactgctttaccttgctgtcataCAGCCCAGTCATGTAAAAGTAATAGACATTACAGGCAAGCATTAATTATTGACAAAGACCTCAGTGCCACATTTAAGGTGTCACTGGATTGCTCTAATCTCTCCTGTATGTGAGGACATTATTTAACGGTCAGAACATcgtttttaaatttttgatCAAGCCTAATGCTCCATCTGCTGCATAAACCAGTTTTGGGAAACAGCGCCAAATCAACAGGCTTGTCCTGGATCTTCCCTGGAGACATCAAGTGACACAGTATTCCAGCTGATGAGACTGATTTGCAGTGTCAGAGCATGAGCTGTTTTGGTCTGTTTGAGGCTGTAATGCGCTGTGACATATTTAGGACACCAGTCATCAGATTATTCTGCATTTATGAAACAGATCATGCTGACACTTGCACTGACTGCTGGTGGATCTGATGTGGTGTTTGATTCTGTGGTATTGAAGATTTAACAAAGCAGAAATCTTCAAAAATATTCCTTACATCAtctgaatgtattttttatggTTTGCTCTTGATTCATAAGTCATTTCTGACAGTCTGAACTAGAGATCATGGTGGTTTTAACCAGCTGGATGTCTCCCTCTGGATTGTTAGGTGGCGTGGGTATGATGTGCCCACTGAGTGAGCAGGGAAAGCAGCTGGCCATCGAGGTGTCTAACATCCTCGGCATGGATGTGTGCGGCATCGACCTGCTACAGCTCAACGATGGCTCGTTTGTGGTCTGCGAGGCCAACGCCAACGTGGGCTTTATAGCCTTCGACCAGGCCTGTGGCATGGACGTGGCAGGCATCGTCGCCGACTACGCCCTGTCGATGCTCCCCAGCCGCCTCACCCGCAAGATGTCCCTGCTGTCCGTTGTTTCTAGCACCAGCGAGACCAGCAGCGAGCCCGAGGTGTGCTCCGTGCCCACCGGCGGCGGCTCGCTGCCTGAGGCCGTCTGCAACATGAGCGTGGGCTCCACTTCCAGCGAGAGCGACCCAGAGCTGGCCGAGCCCTCCCAGTCCTCGCCCCTCCAGTCCACAGCCCCCACCCTGCCAGACCTCCCAGATCTCCCCGATCCAGCTTACAACTTCAACACCCTCCTTGCCAATGAGATCAAATTATTGACTGAGTAAGATCCAAACAgcttcatgcacacacaccaacaccacaaacacagagtaaagacacgcatacacacacctgTACGCATGGCAACAGACATTccttttaaagacacatatCAATCCAAAAACGATTAAAACACAGGATGTTAACTgcaaagcagagcagagaaaaacacacagacacacaatagaAATACAAACACCAAAACATGAGCCTTCTCCTACTAACTCCCTTCGACGATAACAAAGATCTGAGGCTGCTCCCCTGACTCTCCTCGCTTTGCACCTCTATTCCCAAACTGCAAACCCCACTATCCAAACTTTGCTTACACTGCTGCATGATGGTGACAGTGGGTACATAAGGTAACTGCCAAACTGGCCTCTCCTAGTTTCTATTTTGCAAAATAGTGAGGTTGAAGGTGATTATGTTTTTTGGGGTGGGTGTGGGATTCCCATAAAGGCATACACCTGCCATATTTATATCCTTATATAATTTAAGGAATAATCTACAGTATGTTGTCATAAAAAGGGTTTGCTTCTTAGACTGTTTTGTGGATTGGAGGCGAAATgaagtgggtttttttctcaAATGATTAGCTCCTTGCAAGAGGAGTAAAATTATACTGATGTAAGTAGAAATAACAAGTAGCAGTTCTGTTTATGAGTCACAACCTGGAATATAAGAATTAATTGAGTGCCATGACtcgatttttttaattttacattccTAGATAGATAGCTCATTTGATTAGCCttaccagcagcagcagcagcagtctgctgctttttaaaattcattcaaTGTCTTGCACTTTATGATGaacagatgcattttttttttttaaccgctCAGATGACATTTAGGAAACACAAGACAGAGTGTGAACGCTGCGTTTACACCTGCAAACAAAATATACCTCAAAACAGTGACTTCTCACTGCCATAGGATGACATAGATTTTCAGACCTACAGTACATATCAGCCAGGATCCTTGTGGTTTGCAAATGGCCCCTGATATACCAGGTGTTCCTTCCCTTTATGTCGAAGAGCGAAAAAGGTAGTTgtgtattcttttttatttctttttttattttgtaaatatttaggTAGTGAATTCAGTACATACTAGTACCCAGTTGATGAAACTGGAACGGCTGACATAACTGCCAACATTAAATTTTTCATAAGCTATTGTGGACAAACTTGTTTGTACAGACCTGCAATATGAAAGGTTGAAATTTGGTGCTAAAAATTTCTGGATTTGGTTAGATGTGTTTTCTCAGTCGTATGATTTGTAgactttaattttgttgttttcaccttgttttttgaTAACTGAAGTATCCTAACCCGCAAAATATGTTGGCATGatgtacaaataaaaacatgggaaCTATATTTTTGCAGTCTCTTTGAACAGAATGTTACTTTTTCTCTTCttagaaaagaaaggaaaaaaaatccagggATTTCAGTGGCCAAGAGCGTTTTGCTTACGGTTTTTGTTCCTGTTGATTTACCTCCTTTACGCCTTCTGAAATCAACATAGAGTTAGAATAATTTACAGCTCCGATCAAAAGCACAATGTAAACCCTAAGTTGTTCGACGTAGCGACGTCCATGTGTTTTGACTCATAGCCCTTTCTGTTGAACACAACTCAGGGAAGCAGCCTGGATCTCACCCCTGACCCCCAAAGGCACGACATATCCATCTGAGCTAGAGACATGTCAGAAACATAACACATAACCCACAGGCAGACAAAAagatacacaaacaacaacgAAAAAAAGGTTGTAAACTACAGTATAAGACAATGTGGTGTATACCATGGTTAACATGCACTTTTTTTCCTTGCTTGTTTTATATTGTTCCTTGTTTTCTTCCTAATTTATGgtattttaaagagaaaaaaagtggtTTGTGTGCACTAATATTGTCTCAATAAAGTGAAACCGCTGTGAAgcttgattttattttcctttattgTGGGCCTGAAATTTACTAACTGCCTGGAATCTAACAGGGGCCTGCCGAGGGTGCCAAATCTAAACCCGCCAGACAACAGGAAAGGCAGCTTCTATTTAAAGTCTGCCGTCAAGTGATCACAGTGGCTCCACTAAGAGAATAACACCATTTTCACTGCTGTGATGTTGTCCGGTATCTATATAATGAAAGTATCTGACAAACAAACTGTGAAGTCCGCTCATGTCCACTCTCCTGACATGCCGGGGCCGGTGGGCTTGATTACCAACGAGTCACATCCCAACATAAAAGCTTATATGAGTGAACTATCTCCAGTTGTTGTTgtcccccccttttttttaaagtctttgtACTGAAGCCTGTGTCATTCTACATTGTGTACGTAAATGTAAATCAAAGATCACATATCCTTTCACGACATTAACAAGCCAGCCATAGGACAGAGTCAAATGTTCATATCTCTTTTTACAGCCCTGTTATTTAAATCTGTAGTTTACACATCATCCATATGCACACAGAGCACATCTAGCCATTTCAGGTTCATTTTACTGTGCCCCAACAACTTTCACAATGCCTTCTCACTGTCTGGTTTCCTCTGGGATTTAAGGATCATAGCTGAGTTAAGATCCTGGGTCAGGTGGGTTTCTTTCTGCTTGGTATTTATAGATCAGTGGCCATGTTAAAGTGGACACAAGGCATGGAAGCTACTGAAAGAAACGGGTACCGCATGCTAGTGACACAGGGAAGGAAGAAAAACGCATGTAAATCATGAAACGATTGTAAGTGCACGGGCCTGTGCGGTGCTCGGCCAGCCTGGAACAAACACATAGGGACCTCTGGACTAGTCACTGtgtacaacaacacaacagagCACAAGGTTACTATTTAATTCCAAACTGCTGCTAATGTATATTTGGCTCAAAAATTATAAAGGGAATATGCGGAAACCCAAGTGTTTCCATGCTTTGCTGCCTCTTGACACAtaaaaatgaatctgaatgccaaaaaaacaaacattttgttgtaTAATTCAGTTCTAGAAACACTAGTAGTGAGATGATTTTAAAAGTGATTCT harbors:
- the rimkla gene encoding beta-citrylglutamate synthase B, producing the protein MCSRVWFVTDRRISQEYPQVQILRALKERCADEDVEFRSLLMDQIVLTISEGQLGLRVEQELVTSYPQVVVVRVPTPWVQSDSDITVLRHLEKMGCRLINRPQAILNCVNKFWTFQELAGHGVPLPDTFSYGGHDNFRKMIDEAEPLGYPVVVKNARGHRGKAVFLARDKHHLTDLCHLIRHDTPYLFQEYVKESHGRDVRVVLVGGRVIGSMLRCSTDGRMQSNCSLGGVGMMCPLSEQGKQLAIEVSNILGMDVCGIDLLQLNDGSFVVCEANANVGFIAFDQACGMDVAGIVADYALSMLPSRLTRKMSLLSVVSSTSETSSEPEVCSVPTGGGSLPEAVCNMSVGSTSSESDPELAEPSQSSPLQSTAPTLPDLPDLPDPAYNFNTLLANEIKLLTE